A region of Prochlorococcus marinus subsp. pastoris str. CCMP1986 DNA encodes the following proteins:
- the queC gene encoding 7-cyano-7-deazaguanine synthase QueC yields the protein MDLKNKSAVILLSGGLDSSTVTGLAKASKAKIFGLSFDYGQRHKKELDSAFTIANHFEIEEFKIVKLDLSLWGGSSLTDIKKDLPIDGIQQNTIPNTYVPGRNTIFISVALSYAEAINADLIGLGVNALDYSGYPDCRPDYIKKFQELANLANKRGREENPIKLWTPLLDLNKEDIIQLAFDNNVPLEKTWSCYSGNLEPCGKCDSCRIRQTAYKKWQIKKNEN from the coding sequence ATGGATTTAAAAAATAAATCTGCAGTAATTTTATTATCAGGAGGCTTAGATTCTTCAACTGTTACAGGCTTAGCAAAAGCGTCCAAAGCTAAAATATTTGGCTTATCTTTTGATTACGGACAAAGACATAAAAAAGAATTAGATTCCGCATTCACAATAGCCAATCACTTTGAAATAGAGGAATTCAAAATAGTAAAGCTTGACTTATCTTTGTGGGGCGGGTCATCTCTTACAGATATAAAAAAAGATTTACCTATTGATGGCATACAGCAAAATACAATTCCAAACACCTATGTGCCTGGAAGAAATACAATCTTTATTTCTGTTGCGTTAAGCTATGCTGAGGCAATAAATGCTGATTTAATAGGCCTAGGAGTTAATGCACTAGATTATTCTGGTTATCCTGATTGCAGACCTGATTACATTAAAAAGTTTCAAGAACTAGCTAATCTTGCTAACAAACGTGGAAGAGAAGAAAATCCAATTAAACTTTGGACACCTTTACTCGATCTAAATAAAGAAGATATTATTCAATTAGCTTTTGATAATAATGTTCCTTTAGAAAAAACATGGAGTTGTTATTCAGGAAATTTAGAACCCTGTGGAAAATGTGATAGTTGCCGAATTAGACAAACAGCCTACAAAAAATGGCAAATAAAAAAGAATGAGAATTAA
- a CDS encoding 7-carboxy-7-deazaguanine synthase QueE, protein MTNFLPLVEKFHSLQGEGFHTGQSAFFIRLAGCSVGCSWCDTKHSWDKEKYPLIPIKKIIDEIKKARKKGASFLVITGGEPLHHNLDNLCQAINKETSEKDQNPIKIHIETSGVNKMSGNYDWITLSPKRHLPPKTYFLENFNELKIIINDKKDIDFAIDIKQEIMNKYQNLSSKDNFYKLDKKYYVQPAWENARGFSLTIDFVKNNPEWNLSLQTHKYLKIK, encoded by the coding sequence ATGACAAATTTCTTACCATTAGTAGAAAAATTTCATTCATTACAAGGAGAGGGTTTTCATACAGGCCAAAGTGCCTTCTTTATAAGACTAGCTGGATGTAGCGTTGGATGCTCATGGTGCGATACTAAACATTCTTGGGATAAAGAAAAATACCCTTTAATACCAATCAAAAAAATCATTGATGAAATAAAAAAGGCTCGAAAAAAAGGGGCATCTTTTTTAGTTATCACTGGTGGTGAGCCTTTACATCATAATTTAGATAATTTGTGCCAAGCTATAAATAAAGAAACTTCTGAAAAGGATCAAAACCCAATCAAGATTCATATTGAAACAAGTGGCGTAAACAAAATGTCAGGTAATTACGATTGGATTACTTTATCTCCAAAAAGACATTTACCCCCAAAAACTTATTTTTTAGAAAACTTTAATGAATTAAAAATAATTATCAATGATAAAAAAGATATTGATTTTGCAATTGATATAAAGCAAGAAATAATGAACAAATATCAGAACCTATCATCAAAAGACAATTTTTATAAGTTAGATAAAAAATATTATGTACAGCCCGCTTGGGAAAACGCAAGAGGGTTTTCACTTACGATTGATTTTGTTAAAAATAATCCTGAATGGAACTTAAGTCTTCAGACACATAAATACTTAAAGATTAAATAA